The following proteins are encoded in a genomic region of Cryptomeria japonica chromosome 11, Sugi_1.0, whole genome shotgun sequence:
- the LOC131063972 gene encoding protein EXORDIUM-like 2 has translation MGYLSVRVLVLVFALELCAAVANAALVEEQPLVLTYHKGPLLSTKIIDVHVIWYGKFSPVQRSIVADYLQSLAAKLQGKDKQPSVSTWWKTTEKYKSGASNAAVLSIARLGKQKMDDSYSLGKLLKRTDIAALVESAVKSRALPPPASHTNGIYLVLTSDDVAVERFCVSSCGYHDHTLRSRLPYAWVGNPVSQCPGQCAWPFHQPLYGPQTPPLLPPNADVGIDGMIINIATVLAGAVTNPFNTGYFQGDAAAPLEAVSACAGIYGKGAYPGYPGEVLVDRTTGASYNAHGLNGRQFLLPTMWDPVTKSCRTLV, from the coding sequence ATGGGGTATCTTAGTGTTCGAGTATTAGTGCTTGTATTTGCTCTAGAACTGTGCGCAGCTGTTGCTAATGCGGCTTTAGTGGAGGAGCAGCCGCTGGTTCTAACTTATCATAAAGGCCCCTTGCTCTCCACAAAGATTATTGATGTTCATGTGATCTGGTATGGGAAATTTAGCCCTGTTCAGCGGTCCATTGTGGCGGACTATTTGCAGTCCCTCGCTGCAAAATTGCAGGGGAAAGACAAGCAGCCTTCTGTTTCCACCTGGTGGAAGACTACCGAAAAATACAAGAGCGGCGCTTCCAATGCGGCCGTTCTGAGCATTGCAAGGCTGGGGAAGCAGAAGATGGACGATTCGTATTCCCTTGGCAAGTTGTTGAAGAGGACGGACATCGCCGCACTGGTTGAAAGCGCCGTCAAATCCAGAGCGCTGCCGCCGCCGGCGAGCCATACAAACGGGATTTATTTGGTACTGACGTCTGATGACGTGGCGGTGGAGAGGTTCTGCGTTAGCTCTTGTGGATACCATGACCACACATTACGGTCCCGTCTTCCGTATGCATGGGTAGGAAACCCAGTGAGTCAGTGCCCTGGTCAGTGTGCGTGGCCGTTTCACCAGCCACTCTACGGCCCTCAGACCCCTCCTTTGTTGCCCCCCAATGCTGACGTGGGCATCGATGGGATGATCATCAATATTGCTACTGTTTTAGCGGGAGCGGTGACAAACCCATTTAATACAGGATATTTTCAAGGTGATGCCGCTGCTCCGCTGGAGGCGGTGTCGGCTTGTGCGGGAATTTACGGAAAAGGGGCGTACCCGGGTTACCCAGGGGAGGTCTTGGTAGACAGAACAACAGGGGCCAGTTATAATGCGCATGGACTTAATGGGCGCCAATTTCTGTTGCCGACCATGTGGGATCCTGTTACTAAGTCTTGCAGAACACTGGTCTGA
- the LOC131063971 gene encoding LOW QUALITY PROTEIN: protein EXORDIUM-like 2 (The sequence of the model RefSeq protein was modified relative to this genomic sequence to represent the inferred CDS: deleted 1 base in 1 codon), whose amino-acid sequence MYGCIVHCGCRRSAPFHWRKLSALVKEEPLVLKYHNGPLLTTTPTLNLHLIWYDNFTSAQRAIVADFVQSLGTGNGKQGSPSMFSWWKTTEAYRGSAPSQLNQAQPLTRRLGKQKLDEAYSLGKSLKTTDIAVLVKMLIHSGALPPPEKKKSNGEVELYLVLTSEDVMVENFCSSSCGFHGSSKAGIDYAYAWVGNSATQCPGQCAWPFHQPIYGPQSPPLVPPNGDVGIDGMIINIAATVAGAVTNLFKSGYFQGDAAAPLEAVSACPGMYGSGAYPGYAGQLLVDETTGACYNAHGVNGRTFLLPTMWDPTSRSCKTLV is encoded by the exons ATGTATGGTTGCATTGTCCACTGTGGATGCCGCCGCTCGGCCCCTTTTCACTGGAGAAAGCTCTCCGCTCTGGTAAAAGAAGAGCCTCTTGTTCTCAAATACCACAATGGCCCCCTGCTTACCACAACACCCACTCTCAATCTTCATCTCATCTGGTATGACAATTTCACTTCCGCACAGCGTGCCATTGTGGCCGATTTTGTGCAGTCATTGGGAACGGGAAACGGCAAGCAGGGCTCTCCTTCTATGTTCAGCTGGTGGAAAACAACAGAGGCCTACAGAGGCTCTGCCCCTTCCCAATTAAACCAAGCCCAACCTTTAACCCGAAGGCTGGGGAAGCAGAAGCTGGACGAAGCTTATTCTCTCGGAAAGTCGTTGAAAACAACCGACATTGCTGTCCTGGTGAAG ATGCTTATCCATTCCGGAGCTCTACCGCCGCCTGAGAAGAAGAAAAGCAATGGTGAGGTGGAGTTGTATTTGGTGCTCACATCTGAAGATGTTATGGTGGAGAACTTCTGCAGTAGCTCTTGCGGATTCCATGGCAGCAGCAAAGCAGGCATTGACTACGCGTACGCATGGGTGGGAAACTCAGCAACGCAGTGCCCGGGTCAGTGTGCGTGGCCATTTCATCAGCCAATTTACGGCCCGCAGAGCCCTCCTCTGGTGCCGCCCAATGGCGACGTGGGCATTGACGGAATGATCATCAACATTGCGGCGACGGTTGCGGGCGCAGTGACGAATCTGTTCAAATCGGGATACTTCCAGGGAGACGCCGCCGCTCCATTGGAGGCAGTCTCGGCGTGTCCGGGCATGTACGGAAGTGGGGCTTATCCCGGTTACGCCGGTCAACTATTGGTGGACGAGACAACAGGCGCCTGTTACAACGCCCATGGCGTTAACGGCCGCACATTCCTTCTACCAACAATGTGGGATCCCACATCGCGCTCCTGCAAGACTTTGGTGTAA